The window GATCGATCTACTTTCCAAGACCCGAATAATATGTCCTGAAAAGTGTGATGTTTTTAATATCATctggaaaaatatataagccTCTGAAACAATAAATTGAGCTTAAAGTAAGGGAGTTCCTAGCACctagaatatttaaaatttcatcaaGTAAGATTTTTTTAGAATATCCTTAGTGTGTCGACCCACTGTGCCGCAGTCTAATAAGGGCACAGGCCGATGGAGACTTTTGATGCGCGCCTCAGTTCAAGGCAGCGAGTGGCAAAGCCagccaaaacaagaaaattaaatttttattgttttcacacaaataaaatcaaataaaaagcGCACTACAATAACAAGCAGGCAAAGGCTAAGCAGGATACACTCGCTGGGAGGGAGAGAGACAGCGGGAGAGGGTGGCCCGGAGGCgggagagcgagagagagagggcCGAGTACATAAGGGCTCGTCCTGGCAATCACGTGCCACACAAACGGCAGCCACTGGGCAGGAGAATCGGACCAACCACCGCCGAGCAACCCCTGAAAGGCTTCCTGTGCGGATGCTGTCGCAGGATCCTGCTGCTGCGCCTGCCAGGACCACGTTCAGTTCGATTTGAGCATTCGACGCGAACGCGACCAATTGCGGGATAATCCACGGAAAAGACGCAAAATACGGACAACTTAGTGAGCGCGCCGACCGTTTCGTAATGTCTACGGCCTTCCTCGTGGACAGTCTCCTGCACGCCCAGCAGACCTTCACGGAGAGCCAGCTGAAGTCCAGCCTGAGCGAGATGCTCCTGTCCTCGTCGCGTCGCCAGGCATCCGGGGACTCTGCGGATCCTCATCCAAAGGAGTCCTCGTCCGCGGAGGACCGGAGTCCTGTCGGACGGAGCTGCGGCGGGTGCAGTTGCTCCAAGTTGCGCGGTTACAAGTGTGATAAGTGCCGTGATATCCGAGCGGAGAGTGTGGACAGCATCGACGAGGTGGACGAGGACGACGACTCCTCCGCGGACGAGATCGTGGCCGATATGGGCAGTGTCGAAGAGGAGCCGCACCTTGACATGGAGGAGGATGACCTGGAGGAGGATCTGGCCGACGTGGACGAGCCAGCGGCAATCAAATTGCCCAAGGTGGAGCCCAAGGACTCGAACAGCCCGGCAGCGGGCACTACCATCCTGAAGGATAACAACAGCAAGCCCATCCTGAAGTTCAGTGTCAGCGCCATCCTGGGCGACACCCGGGAAGGAGTCCGAGTCAGGAACGGTAAATAGATATTTGATATAggcagagcagagcagaggaTTTGTTTTTAGAACTAATGTTAACCCTCTCATACTCCTCCCATATTGAGGTCTTAAAAGGGTTCTGATTAGGTTCCTCTCCAAGGATGCCATTAAAGGGCTTGGCAATTAATTTGCCATGGCTAATGccaaacataaacaaaatacaatTGCAATATGGAAAGCCCAAAGAATAACAATGTGGCCGAATAAAAGTTGCGCAGTCCTCCCGAGAGGGAAGGTCCTTCGCAGTCGCCTTAGTTTTTTGCGCCGCGAGTCCTTTGTGCTGGGCTAGGACACCATAAGCCCTCGGGGCGTTGCTCCGCTGAGCTGGCAGGCTGTGAAAACACAACCAGACCTAATCATGTTTAAATTATTGAGCCCGAGCCCTAGGAAACAAAGCCGCATAACCAGTTCCGGAGCATCCGCGTGCTAGTAGTCCTGCAGGGGATGGgcacataaaaatatatgaattGTATCTCTGGTGTGGGACCGAAAAAATAGGCGGAACCAATTGGCCATCAGTCAATGTAACTGCTTTGGATTTGTCCTTTTTTATCCTCTCTGCAGCACGAAGTTAAATGCTTTGTGGGatttcaattgtccataaTAATGAGGGGCAGGTCCTGTGATTTACTCTATTTTATGTCCGTTTTTTATGCGATTTTATTTGGTATCTATTTGGGGTTAAATCATGCCATTTTTATCGCACACGCGTGCCAAATGGGCGACAAAAAGGCAAtatatttgattaaaaaagtGAATTTCTTTCGCACCCGAAAACTATTTTGTTAAATGGGTTCTTTCCTTCCTTTTAATCTGCAACTGCCTATCCACTAATTACCATCCTCTGCCAATCAATGATCCACTTATAACCATTTTGGCCTCGTCTAGGACTTCGATTTGCACATAAGAAGGCcacaaattaacttttttgcCGGGCCATAAACCAATAGGGCCAAAAACTTTCAGCCAGAGCAGTCGGCAAACCGCcgccaaacaaaacaaacaaagcaaACAATTATAACTTAATTTGTGCGCTCATTAGGCACACATGCTCCACGCCACACCGCACCATATACTGCGTACATGTGGAAAATTCCATCCACGGAGGCTCCATGGATGCGGGACGATGGGAGATGGAAATTTTCGGGGGTCGCCAGGCAAAAAGTTGGTAGCCGCAAGAGGCGAAAGCATCAAATTGAACGCACACACCGCACAGACTGCCAAAACTAAAGAGGCGTTAATACGTTAATTGTTTCAGTTCTCTAATCGAATTAAAATCATATCCTGCAAAAGCATATCCTGCAGCGTCTGCCAGCCTGTCACAATGTGCGTGGGAGAGGGGGCCATTCATGGCGGCGGCTGCTGGTTTTGGGGGTGTTTAATTAGAAAATGAGATTCAGCCCCAGCACCAGATCCACCCCCGGGTCCTGCTCTGAACCCGAATCAAAGGCGCCAAACTTTGCTCTCAAGGTGCGAGCTTGTATCTCAGTGCGTGTGTGTGGGGTGTGGGCGGGTGTTTTGGCGCAGAGTCGTGTTAGCCGGGTTTAATTAAGCCAACTTCACACTGACACTTCAAAGCAGATTTCCGATTTCATTGTCAGTGTGTTCCTTGGGGGTTCTTAAGGGTGATGATGCGTCCTGTCTGGAACTTGCCAAGATGGCAAATGACACTCCTCAAGGATTAACGTCCTTACTGCTTAAAGGCTGTTTAAAGAACCTTTAGTTATCGGAGTGATACGGATAATCAAGTTAGTTTAGGTAGTTAATTTTTGATGCCGTTTCTATTCTATGTACCTCATTCGTAGCAGCTCAATAGCATTTTAAATCACACATCCTTTCCATGACATTGATTAATTGTCTGCCATTGTCGCCAATCACCACTAACGGCTTCCCGCTCTTGGCTTTTACAGAATTCATACAACCGCAGCATATATGGCCTTATCTACAACAAAACTTTATGCAACAGCACTCGCATCAGTATCAGCAAcaccatcagcagcagcagcatccacaccagcaacaccaacagttgccagtggcagtggcaggacATCCTCATCCGCACCATCATCCGCATCACCATCATCCCGGGCCGGGCCATGCCCACTTCCCACATCCCGCATTTCTAACGCATCAACTGCCGccgcatcagcatcagcagcaacaccaccaacaacagcaacagcatcagcagcagcatcccGGCAATAGTTGTCAACCACAAACCGCATCCTCGTCGTCGTCACCTGGCAGCACAATTAGTGATAGCGACAACAATCACAGCGCCAATGGCAATCCCGGGAATCCTGGCCAGGACGGTCGACCGCACGAGATGGGCAGTGCGGACGAGGACAACGCCAATCGAAGATTAACGCAAGAcaagcagcaccagcaccagcagcagctgccgGGAGGCCCGTTAGGGCCCGGTCATCCCACGCCCactccgccgccaccgcctccgcctccggtGATTGCCAAGCCGATGCCCAGTCGCCCCACGCCCTTCCTGCCGCACACTCTCAACCACCCGCACCTACACTCGCTGCTGGCGCACTGCCGGAATCCCTACATGAGTGGTAAGAGTCTGCCAGGACATTGCAGCTGGGGTCTTGTCCTTTCTAAAAGTactcgaaaaaataatttttaaaaattatcactTTAAATAAAGTGAACTCAATTTCAAAAAGAATTTCTAACCGGTTTTCGATTGTGGAATA of the Drosophila ananassae strain 14024-0371.13 chromosome 2R, ASM1763931v2, whole genome shotgun sequence genome contains:
- the LOC6502817 gene encoding bromodomain-containing protein 4B, giving the protein MSTAFLVDSLLHAQQTFTESQLKSSLSEMLLSSSRRQASGDSADPHPKESSSAEDRSPVGRSCGGCSCSKLRGYKCDKCRDIRAESVDSIDEVDEDDDSSADEIVADMGSVEEEPHLDMEEDDLEEDLADVDEPAAIKLPKVEPKDSNSPAAGTTILKDNNSKPILKFSVSAILGDTREGVRVRNEFIQPQHIWPYLQQNFMQQHSHQYQQHHQQQQHPHQQHQQLPVAVAGHPHPHHHPHHHHPGPGHAHFPHPAFLTHQLPPHQHQQQHHQQQQQHQQQHPGNSCQPQTASSSSSPGSTISDSDNNHSANGNPGNPGQDGRPHEMGSADEDNANRRLTQDKQHQHQQQLPGGPLGPGHPTPTPPPPPPPPVIAKPMPSRPTPFLPHTLNHPHLHSLLAHCRNPYMSVGAQVFPLPPGQGFPWAHSTRGKPRRGMMRRAVFSDSQRKGLEKRFQQQKYISKPDRKKLAERLGLKDSQVKIWFQNRRMKWRNSKERELLASGGSRDQTLPNKNNPNPDLSDAKCDRPLTPISPSLLSPNGSATPPPLGTVAKDEPPAASITPKSPQSASSRSSPSQSYGVQISSPPPLLTTLKMGDQSAAATPTPGAGPGTVSTAASSPPASSAEFQAKINAEMQKQLVAADLKFKLESSIQEAKQRRFEQLQQQLHHSPHFSAMREVELAAAAAAAQLHHHHHQQQQQHQQQQQQQHQPGSEFMKLYYDDYDDSNSDSDEEISVT